The following proteins are encoded in a genomic region of Ostrea edulis chromosome 7, xbOstEdul1.1, whole genome shotgun sequence:
- the LOC125656750 gene encoding uncharacterized protein LOC125656750 — MAESLTGPPGVNPVDDTIRCPICLEEVRNPKYLPCFHTFCETCIQTFISSTAARKDNETLKAIECPVCRKRIEATNNDITSEEWALALPQNKLIVSMSVDPKKEEHKVCMFCKRSDKSVIAKHWCKSCMESICDECKFIHSYVPSLQEHKILSLSDAQELKNDIEVDEPCSVHKGKLLEVYCTNHDKLCCSICFATEHRMCKQVQAIEDVAAGMNLGIVQTKLTLFKDLLESLENLQEEYKDKATALNSRKQEIVSSTEKKVEEIKLQIDKTHALWLKRFEQKHTDSIGNIEIASDEIKRFVTTVRNANTLLQTVQENGSAKQIFISNHKMGFQILEHLNRLWALDIWDFVRDYNQRDTDFLHQVYNEGRFQDASSSEVRSTALQKISTFASLLSDKTEVVRRREIMCRKDWMKVNFEKISEMDLPTMVYYGLFISDTKVIMSMESPPSLQAYDISDAVGKCVHTHSCQATPYGLCQSGDCMDKVYVSFEDYIDYYQVKVAENVTFIKLGTFHLKEPMLAISYGTAAASSATNSTRMICSSDFSVINHSSSYRKGGSRPFVSSSLRSDRHCFVRESEVVVVDQNNKEIFQSSVTRGSPRGLTFDLQDNILICLKNSKIQQIRDGGTESRVINLPGIGNSYNVVLHPTGEKMLMLDNYSKCCVYKVS; from the coding sequence ATGGCGGAGTCCCTAACAGGACCCCCTGGTGTTAATCCTGTGGATGACACAATCCGTTGTCCGATATGTCTAGAAGAGGTGAGAAATCCAAAGTACTTGCCATGTTTTCATACGTTTTGTGAGACTTGCATTCAAACTTTCATTTCAAGTACGGCGGCACGTAAGGATAACGAAACTCTGAAAGCCATCGAATGTCCCGTGTGCAGAAAACGTATCGAAGCTACAAATAATGACATTACAAGCGAGGAGTGGGCACTTGCTTTGCCTCAAAACAAACTGATTGTGAGCATGTCGGTAGATCCCAAGAAAGAGGAACATAAAGTCTGCATGTTTTGCAAACGAAGTGACAAAAGCGTTATCGCGAAGCATTGGTGTAAATCGTGCATGGAATCGATCTGTGACGAATGCAAATTCATTCATTCGTATGTTCCTAGTCTTCAGGAACACAAAATCTTAAGCCTCTCGGATGCACAGGAGTTAAAGAATGACATAGAAGTTGACGAGCCTTGTTCCGTACACAAGGGGAAACTTCTTGAGGTATACTGCACGAATCACGACAAACTTTGCTGCAGCATCTGTTTTGCCACTGAACATAGAATGTGTAAGCAAGTACAGGCCATTGAAGATGTAGCAGCAGGGATGAATCTAGGCATAGTTCAAACTAAACTGACATTGTTCAAAGATCTGCTGGAAAGTCTAGAAAATTTGCAGGAAGAATACAAAGATAAAGCAACCGCACTAAACAGTAGGAAACAGGAAATCGTTTCAAGCACTGAAAAGAAAgttgaagaaataaaattgcaGATAGACAAGACACATGCACTGTGGTTAAAAAGATTTGAACAGAAACACACAGATTCCATTGGAAATATTGAGATTGCTTCTGACGAGATAAAACGGTTCGTGACTACAGTTCGAAATGCAAACACCCTGCTACAAACGGTACAAGAAAATGGATCTGCAAAACAGATTTTCATCAGTAATCACAAAATGGGGTTTCAGATTTTGGAACATCTCAATCGGTTATGGGCTTTGGATATCTGGGACTTTGTCCGAGATTATAATCAACGAGACACAGATTTCCTTCATCAGGTCTATAATGAAGGAAGGTTTCAGGATGCCAGTTCTTCTGAAGTGCGATCTACAGCCTTACagaaaatttcaacatttgCCTCATTACTGTCAGACAAAACGGAGGTTGTACGAAGGAGAGAAATTATGTGCCGTAAAGACTGGATGAAAGttaactttgaaaaaatatctGAAATGGACCTGCCCACGATGGTTTATTATGGCTTATTCATAAGCGATACAAAAGTCATTATGTCAATGGAGAGCCCTCCTTCACTACAGGCTTATGATATATCTGATGCTGTTGGCAAGTGTGTCCACACTCATTCTTGTCAGGCCACTCCGTACGGTCTCTGTCAATCAGGGGACTGCATGGATAAAGTCTACGTCTCTTTTGAAGACTATATTGATTATTACCAGGTCAAAGTCGCAGAAAATGTAACatttatcaaacttggtacctTTCATTTGAAGGAACCGATGTTGGCCATTTCTTATGGAACAGCAGCCGCCTCCTCCGCTACTAACTCCACGAGAATGATTTGTTCATCTGACTTTTCCGTCATCAATCACAGTTCATCGTACAGAAAAGGTGGAAGTAGACCGTTTGTGTCATCTTCATTACGATCAGATCGCCATTGTTTTGTAAGAGAATCAGAAGTAGTTGTTGTGGACCAAAACAACAAGGAGATATTTCAGAGTTCTGTCACTCGTGGTTCTCCACGAGGATTAACGTTTGACTTACAAGATAATATCTTGATTTGCTTGAAGAATTCCAAAATACAGCAAATTAGAGATGGAGGAACcgagagtagggtcattaattTGCCTGGTATTGGGAATTCCTACAACGTTGTACTTCATCCTACAGGGGAAAAGATGTTAATGCTGGACAACTATAGTAAATGTTGTGTTTACAAAGTATCATAA